Proteins from a single region of Armatimonadota bacterium:
- a CDS encoding citramalate synthase, protein MNRVTVYDTTLRDGSQAAGVAFSVEDKLRIARRLDDLGFDYVEGGWPGSNPKDMAFFERARALPWQHARVAAFGSTRRASTRAQDDPSLQALIEAGTPTLAIFGKSWDLHVRSGLRTSLEENLAMIGESVAYMRAAGREVIYDAEHFFDGLKANRDYALATLCAAREAGAHCLVLCDTNGGSLPEEIQEGVRLVLREIGGPVGIHAHNDAGLAVANTLAAVGAGCVHVQGTINGYGERSGNANLCSVVPGLRLKMGLRALAPEALARFTETSRLVAELANMAPDDYQPYVGANAFAHKGGVHASAVMIDPVMYEHVAPDLVGNGRRVVVSDLSGRATLLHKAGEIGLRLDRSRPEVQAALDDLKRLEQEGYQFEGAEASFELLLRRAAMGHEPGFEIKAFHIAVDHDATECTSRAIVRVSVHGQEAGSSAEGNGPVHALDRALRDALERFHPELARVRLVDYKVRVLDADAAAAARVRVLITSTDGHRHWGTVGVSENVVLASARALADSLEYALLIAAPQMAGP, encoded by the coding sequence GTGAACCGCGTCACCGTCTACGATACGACGCTGCGCGACGGTTCCCAGGCCGCGGGCGTGGCGTTTTCGGTTGAGGACAAGCTTCGCATTGCACGCCGATTGGATGACCTCGGGTTCGACTACGTGGAGGGCGGTTGGCCCGGTAGCAACCCCAAGGACATGGCCTTCTTTGAACGGGCCCGCGCTCTGCCGTGGCAGCACGCCAGGGTTGCAGCGTTCGGCAGCACGCGCCGCGCCTCGACGCGCGCGCAGGACGACCCAAGTTTGCAGGCCTTGATCGAAGCAGGGACCCCCACGTTGGCCATATTCGGGAAATCCTGGGATCTGCACGTCCGCTCCGGGCTGCGCACATCGCTCGAAGAGAACCTGGCAATGATCGGCGAGTCTGTGGCCTACATGCGCGCCGCCGGCCGCGAGGTGATCTATGACGCCGAGCACTTCTTCGACGGCCTCAAGGCCAACCGCGACTACGCCCTGGCCACTCTCTGCGCGGCGCGGGAGGCAGGCGCCCACTGCCTGGTCCTGTGCGACACCAACGGCGGCAGCCTGCCGGAGGAGATCCAGGAGGGCGTGCGGCTCGTGCTGCGCGAGATCGGCGGCCCCGTCGGAATCCACGCGCACAACGACGCAGGCCTGGCGGTGGCCAATACCCTGGCCGCTGTAGGCGCCGGCTGCGTCCACGTGCAGGGCACGATCAACGGCTACGGCGAGCGCAGCGGTAACGCCAACCTGTGTTCCGTGGTTCCGGGCCTGCGCCTCAAGATGGGCCTGCGTGCACTGGCTCCGGAGGCGCTGGCACGCTTCACCGAGACGAGCCGGCTGGTTGCCGAACTGGCGAACATGGCGCCTGACGACTACCAGCCCTACGTTGGAGCGAACGCGTTTGCGCACAAGGGCGGCGTGCACGCCAGCGCGGTGATGATTGACCCGGTGATGTACGAGCACGTTGCGCCCGACCTGGTCGGCAACGGGCGGCGCGTGGTGGTCAGCGACCTCTCCGGACGCGCCACGTTGCTCCACAAGGCCGGCGAGATCGGCCTTCGCCTCGATCGATCCCGACCAGAGGTGCAGGCGGCGTTGGACGATCTCAAGCGGCTCGAACAAGAAGGATACCAGTTCGAGGGCGCCGAGGCCTCGTTTGAACTGCTGCTACGCCGCGCGGCGATGGGCCACGAGCCAGGGTTCGAGATCAAGGCATTCCACATCGCTGTGGATCACGACGCCACCGAGTGTACTTCGCGGGCAATCGTCCGCGTCTCGGTGCACGGCCAGGAGGCCGGCTCCTCCGCCGAGGGCAACGGGCCTGTGCACGCGCTGGATCGGGCGCTGCGGGACGCGCTGGAGCGCTTCCACCCCGAGCTCGCGCGCGTGCGGCTGGTGGACTACAAGGTTCGGGTTCTGGACGCCGACGCGGCCGCCGCGGCGCGCGTGCGTGTGCTGATCACCTCGACCGACGGGCACCGACACTGGGGGACGGTGGGCGTGTCCGAGAACGTCGTGCTGGCGAGCGCCCGCGCGCTGGCCGACAGCCTGGAGTACGCCCTGCTGATCGCCGCGCCCCAGATGGCCGGGCCGTAG
- a CDS encoding 3-isopropylmalate dehydratase small subunit → MILSGTVWKVGDHVDTDAIIPARHLVTTDPEVLARHCFEDLDPALAAKIRPGDILVAGENFGQGSSREHAPIAIKAAGIACVVARSYARIFYRNAFNIGLPLLECPDLHAATETGDRLSVDNETGRIINETRGTLHAAAPLPEFMRQLIAAGGIIEYVRRQVSGRKVGA, encoded by the coding sequence ATGATCCTGAGCGGTACGGTATGGAAGGTCGGCGACCACGTGGACACCGACGCAATAATCCCGGCGCGCCATCTTGTGACCACCGACCCCGAGGTTCTGGCCCGGCACTGCTTCGAGGACCTAGATCCCGCCCTGGCGGCGAAGATCCGGCCCGGCGACATCCTGGTCGCCGGGGAGAACTTCGGCCAGGGCTCTTCGCGCGAGCACGCGCCGATCGCGATCAAGGCGGCAGGGATAGCCTGCGTCGTTGCCCGGTCGTACGCGCGCATCTTCTACCGCAATGCCTTCAACATCGGCCTGCCGCTGCTGGAGTGCCCGGACCTGCACGCCGCGACCGAGACCGGGGACCGTCTCAGCGTGGACAACGAGACCGGGCGGATCATCAACGAGACGCGTGGCACGCTGCATGCCGCGGCGCCCCTGCCGGAGTTCATGCGGCAGTTGATAGCCGCCGGCGGCATCATCGAGTACGTGCGCCGGCAGGTGTCGGGCCGAAAGGTGGGAGCGTGA